The following are encoded together in the Thunnus thynnus chromosome 15, fThuThy2.1, whole genome shotgun sequence genome:
- the si:dkey-211g8.9 gene encoding free fatty acid receptor 3 — MQVSVKDCVALCVYSFTFLLGLPANLLVLFVYLRKARKRGATPNVVYALNLCLANLVLVAWLPVKALETLLQDWRLPAPVCPIYHFFLFSSLYGSCLFITAVTVGRYLSIAFPIVYKLYRHARISCFISAALWTLVLLHLGIGLVAEGGAHFVSIKNNTLACYEHFNTSQLAVLLPLRLEMAIVLFIFPLIVTSFCTLQCVTLVWRSNLPPMGKRRVLTVALSTLAVFVVCYAPYNASHIVGFVLQENVEWRTYAMLTSSCNVFLEPVVMLMLSPAVSKGVMGRMCGRQSQFSRIEGSRRRCNYAIAEANVRAPPTLSDRSQAGAEVTKISQG; from the coding sequence ATGCAGGTGAGTGTCAAGGATTGCGTTGCTCTATGTGTCTACTCCTTCACCTTTCTGCTGGGTCTTCCTGCCAACCTGCTGGTCCTGTTTGTGTACCTGCGCAAGGCCCGCAAACGTGGCGCCACGCCCAACGTTGTCTACGCTCTCAACTTGTGCCTGGCCAACCTGGTGCTTGTGGCCTGGCTGCCCGTCAAGGCCCTGGAGACTTTGCTTCAGGACTGGAGGCTACCAGCACCTGTCTGCCCTATTTAccacttcttcctcttctcctcacTCTACGGCAGCTGCCTGTTCATCACCGCCGTGACGGTGGGGCGTTACCTCAGCATTGCATTCCCGATTGTCTACAAGTTGTACCGCCATGCTCGTATCTCTTGCTTCATCAGTGCTGCCCTGTGGACCTTAGTGCTTCTACACCTCGGCATTGGCCTGGTGGCCGAAGGAGGGGCCCACTTTGTCTCCATCAAGAACAACACCTTGGCTTGCTATGAACATTTCAACACCTCCCAGCTGGCTGTTCTGCTGCCCCTGCGCCTGGAGATGGCCATTGTCCTGTTTATTTTCCCACTGATTGTGACGTCCTTTTGCACGTTGCAATGTGTTACCTTGGTGTGGCGCTCAAATTTACCCCCAATGGGGAAGAGAAGAGTTCTGACAGTTGCACTCTCCACACTCGCTGTGTTTGTGGTGTGCTACGCGCCCTACAACGCCTCACACATTGTGGGGTTCGTGTTGCAGGAAAATGTGGAGTGGAGGACATACGCCATGCTGACAAGCTCCTGTAATGTTTTCCTGGAGCCTGTGGTCATGCTGATGCTGTCGCCAGCAGTGTCGAAAGGAGTCATGGGAAGAATGTGCGGACGGCAAAGTCAATTCAGCCGAATCGAGGGGTCTCGTCGTCGATGTAATTATGCCATCGCTGAAGCAAATGTCAGGGCGCCGCCTACGCTATCTGACAGAAGCCAGGCAGGGGCAGAGGTGACCAAAATAAGTCAAGGGTGA
- the tekt2 gene encoding tektin-2, whose amino-acid sequence MSALPAKPGLHHSVSEWYSNNHQLSATAQHERHVSNVIRQEGRSLRNETNCTTTWDESDTSRRLSDRVWDVARWKEALETCAQKVDKEMEDLTLSKEQTEQALAATAVPLEVSTECLTLREGRRGYELVIDPVDEQLKKEVELIERVQQVLQQHIDKAFEQLCILQEARHQLTADLQNKMDALDIDISCLSLTIKSPLISLKTNPTRIPSGSSTPQEWVQFSQYNVTCAQEAMQVSQQMREDMSLTRAQLQNELETQRRATEFALRKRNHHEEQACDELEWQIRNTEDEMTDMESDIHGLDADLQAKTASLKLAHTRLENRTNRPGMDLCKDEVQHGLINEVSQLEATITALKQKLSEAQHSLQKMKLHHARMLQDLSRKQEALSLEQRSMNTRTRLTSTSCADKTPVLLVPLTNSSGRSNLQLLAQ is encoded by the exons atgTCTGCACTTCCTGCAAAGCCCGGCCTGCACCATAGTGTGTCAGAGTGGTACAGCAACAACCACCAGCTGTCTGCCACAGCGCAACACGAGCGACACGTTTCTAATGTGATCCGCCAAGAAGGCAGGTCACTACGCAACGAGACCAACTGTACG ACGACCTGGGATGAGAGCGATACCTCTCGCAGGTTGAGCGACCGCGTCTGGGATGTTGCTCGATGGAAGGAAGCATTGGAAACCTGCGCACAGAAAGTAGATAAAGAGATGGAGGATCTGACCCTG TCTAAAGAGCAGACCGAGCAGGCCCTGGCTGCTACTGCGGTTCCCCTGGAGGTCAGCACCGAGTGTCTGACGCTGAGGGAGGGACGGCGAGGGTACGAGCTGGTCATCGACCCCGTAGATgagcaattaaaaaaagaagtggaACTGATTGAAAGGGTGCAGCAAGTCCTGCAGCAGCACATAGACAAGGCCTTTGAGCAGCTGTG TATTTTGCAGGAGGCTCGGCACCAACTGACTGCTGACCTCCAAAACAAGATGGACGCCCTGGACATCGATATCTCCTGCCTGTCACTTACAATAAAGTCACCTCTGATCTCCCTGAAGACCAATCCTACTCGCATACCGTCAGG GTCCTCCACCCCCCAGGAGTGGGTCCAGTTCAGCCAGTATAATGTGACTTGTGCCCAGGAGGCTATGCAGGTGTCCCAGCAAATGAGGGAGGACATGAGTCTCACTAGAGCCCAG CTGCAGAATGAGTTGGAGACTCAGCGCAGGGCCACAGAGTTTGCTCTCCGTAAGCGAAATCACCATGAAGAGCAGGCCTGCGATGAGCTCGAGTGGCAAATAAGAAAT acTGAAGATGAAATGACTGACATGGAGAGCGACATCCACGGGCTGGATGCAGATCTGCAGGCGAAGACGGCCTCCCTGAAGTTGGCTCACACCAGACTGGAGAACAGGACCAACAGACCTGGCATGGACCTGTGCAAAGATGAG GTGCAGCACGGCCTCATTAATGAAGTTAGTCAGCTGGAGGCTACAATCACGGCTCTGAAGCAGAAGCTGTCTGAGGCTCA ACACTCATTACAGAAGATGAAGCTCCATCACGCCCGCATGTTGCAGGATCTCTCCAGAAAACAGGAAGCTCTGTCTCTGGAACAGCGAAGCATGAACACTCGTACCCGCCTCACATCAACTTCCTGCGCTGATAAAACCCCGGTGCTGCTGGTCCCGCTTACAAACTCTAGTGGGAGGAGTaacctgcagctgctggctcAGTAA